The region CGAGTAGTTTCACATCACTCAACTTAGATCTTATTGAGTGGTGTTCTTAGTAAATACTAATGAACTTAGTTTGGACAGCACTAATCAGAAACTCCTGAGTAAGTTTCACTTTCCTGTGTTCCGTACTCATTCGAGGCCATCTAAAATTAAATCGAGAACGAATTCGAATTCAACTTCGTGATTGTGAACGGAGTCGACAATAACGTGACTAAAGTTGGGACACTTATCAACCATTTGTTGAAGGAAAATTGCATTGATTTCAGGACTGGCAGCTTGCCTTCCTGCTTTGAGAATTAACTCTTGGAGAGTCGATCCAA is a window of Candidatus Planktophila sp. DNA encoding:
- a CDS encoding TetR/AcrR family transcriptional regulator C-terminal domain-containing protein, with the translated sequence MSRPKISTASLEYAESITGVLRSAKFSNQLTHHALHAIDNHLFGSTLQELILKAGRQAASPEINAIFLQQMVDKCPNFSHVIVDSVHNHEVEFEFVLDLILDGLE